One genomic segment of Flavobacteriaceae bacterium includes these proteins:
- a CDS encoding TonB-dependent receptor has product MKTFNKQSGSKLFRLLIISMLFASTNIFAHTIRGTVKDSANAPLEGVNIVNLSNNRHTHTDKNGAFVMEGVAVGDTLQFTYLGYQTVEIAMSKVEESMGIVMNPKAISLNEVVIARKINALHVVTDIDVQTSPVNSSQEVLRKVPGLFIGQHAGGGKAEQIFLRGFDIDHGTDVALSVDGLPVNMVSHAHGQGYSDLHFIIPEVIEEIDFGKGPYYAEQGNFNTAGYVNFKTKDQLKKNQIKWETGQFNTNRLMTGFNITDTHHHTAYIASEYIATDGPFESPQNFSRINLFAKYAGDITHDDRLEFIVSHFTSTWDASGQIPRRAVDNGSITRFGAIDDTEGGTTSRTNILINYEKRINEHSSIKSDAYFSNYSFELYSNFTFFLNNPVSGDQIRQKENRDIYGFSSEYNYDFSHDDDSGFDGQLQLGVRLRNDQSGDNELSRTANRRQTLSQVQLGDINETNIGSYANMTFNVGKWTFNPAIRLDHFNFQYNDALSQTFQRQSEKESIISPKLNILYNPTETMQWYLKTGKGFHSNDARVVVNRNGNDILPAAYGADFGFLWKPSPKVILNLAYWYLFLEQEFVYVGDEGIVEPGGKTVRQGLDFSLRYQPKDWLYWNLDVNYAHARTTEALNGENFIPLAPDLTLVSSLRVVHSSGFFSELNTRYIDDRPANEDNSIVAEGYTVFDLNTGYEWKNIRFGIQIQNLFDVDWNETQFATESRLQNEATSAEEIHFTPGTPFFIRGILSYQF; this is encoded by the coding sequence ATGAAAACATTTAATAAGCAATCCGGGTCAAAGTTATTTAGATTGTTAATTATCAGTATGTTATTTGCATCAACAAATATTTTTGCGCATACTATTAGAGGAACCGTAAAGGATAGCGCCAATGCCCCTCTGGAAGGAGTTAATATTGTAAACCTCTCCAACAACAGACATACGCATACAGACAAAAACGGTGCTTTTGTTATGGAAGGTGTAGCTGTAGGCGACACACTCCAGTTTACCTACCTGGGATATCAGACCGTTGAAATCGCAATGAGCAAGGTTGAAGAATCTATGGGTATTGTTATGAATCCCAAGGCGATCTCTCTGAATGAAGTTGTTATAGCCCGAAAAATAAATGCATTGCACGTAGTTACTGATATAGACGTTCAAACGAGCCCGGTTAATTCATCACAGGAAGTTTTAAGAAAAGTTCCCGGGCTGTTTATAGGTCAACACGCAGGAGGTGGAAAAGCGGAGCAAATTTTTTTACGCGGTTTTGATATAGACCACGGTACTGACGTTGCCTTATCTGTAGATGGTTTGCCCGTAAATATGGTTTCGCATGCCCATGGCCAAGGATATTCGGATCTTCACTTTATCATTCCGGAAGTCATTGAGGAAATAGATTTTGGAAAAGGACCGTACTACGCAGAACAAGGAAATTTTAATACTGCCGGATATGTGAACTTCAAGACAAAGGATCAATTAAAAAAGAATCAGATCAAGTGGGAAACCGGACAATTTAATACCAATCGTTTGATGACAGGGTTTAATATAACAGATACACATCATCATACTGCTTATATTGCATCTGAATATATTGCTACTGATGGACCTTTTGAAAGCCCGCAAAACTTTAGCCGAATCAATCTATTTGCCAAATATGCCGGAGATATTACACATGATGATCGATTAGAATTTATTGTGTCTCATTTTACAAGTACCTGGGATGCCTCCGGACAAATACCTCGGCGCGCAGTAGACAACGGAAGTATTACTCGTTTTGGTGCTATTGATGATACAGAAGGCGGTACTACCAGCAGAACAAATATTTTAATCAACTATGAAAAACGCATCAATGAACATTCGTCCATAAAAAGTGATGCGTATTTTTCCAACTATAGCTTTGAATTGTATTCTAATTTTACCTTCTTTTTAAACAATCCTGTATCCGGTGATCAGATAAGGCAAAAGGAAAATAGAGACATCTATGGGTTTAGCAGCGAGTACAACTATGATTTTTCTCATGATGATGATTCAGGTTTTGACGGTCAACTTCAACTGGGTGTTCGCTTAAGAAACGATCAAAGCGGTGATAATGAGCTTTCCAGAACAGCTAACAGACGGCAAACGTTGAGCCAGGTTCAGCTCGGAGATATTAACGAAACAAATATAGGATCCTATGCAAATATGACGTTTAATGTAGGAAAATGGACGTTTAACCCGGCAATTCGTCTGGACCATTTTAACTTTCAATATAATGATGCATTGTCTCAGACTTTCCAAAGACAGTCGGAAAAAGAATCTATCATTAGCCCTAAGCTAAATATTCTTTACAACCCAACAGAAACCATGCAGTGGTATTTGAAAACCGGAAAAGGATTTCATTCGAATGATGCACGAGTAGTTGTTAATCGGAATGGAAACGATATTCTTCCGGCTGCATACGGAGCAGACTTTGGGTTTTTATGGAAACCATCGCCGAAAGTGATCCTAAACCTGGCGTATTGGTATTTATTCTTAGAACAAGAGTTTGTTTATGTTGGAGACGAGGGTATTGTAGAACCCGGCGGGAAAACTGTCAGACAAGGGCTAGATTTTAGCCTGAGGTATCAACCTAAAGACTGGCTGTACTGGAATCTGGATGTTAATTATGCACATGCCAGAACAACGGAAGCATTAAATGGTGAAAATTTTATTCCTTTAGCTCCGGATTTAACGTTAGTGAGCAGCTTACGTGTAGTACATTCATCAGGTTTTTTTAGTGAGCTAAATACCCGATATATAGATGACAGGCCTGCTAATGAAGACAATTCCATTGTTGCGGAAGGATATACGGTTTTTGATCTCAATACAGGATATGAATGGAAAAATATAAGGTTTGGTATACAAATTCAAAACCTGTTTGATGTTGATTGGAATGAAACTCAGTTTGCTACTGAATCCCGATTGCAAAATGAGGCAACCTCTGCAGAAGAAATTCACTTTACACCCGGTACACCATTTTTTATCAGAGGAATTCTAAGTTACCAATTTTAG
- a CDS encoding amino acid adenylation domain-containing protein, whose product MDVNSSQDKKDELLQKWLQQKQTHSYKGDHVQKRPENIPVPASSNQKRLWLLQQMHPDNPFYHYIGEYHIKGELDSDLLLKSFRLVVDKHEILRTTFDIKNNEIFQVIHPKIEFDIFRTDLSNIVRSEQRTQVKEQALLEARKLFDLVNGPLVRINLFHLNEKEYVLIICMHHLIMDKWSAKLLCDEIALFYRWLSEEKTFHLQHLPFQFGDYAYWQQQKKTDVSQLEYWGKKLSGDIPFLKLPYDYQRPSVPSYKGSYNARKYNDDLCRDIKQFCRFLKTTPYVVLLTAYKLLLYKYSGQNTITIGTPVTHRNQKSLEELIGFFDETLPLKSEIVESDTLSDVIQKVKQTHQEALSNKDVTFETIVDLVKPERILGINPIFQTMFIYHYAEELPALADGLTWSYEPFDLEVAKFDLTLYVAEERGKLSVIFEYAHDLFEESTIERTHEHLVAVIKEIINNSNLQVSELSILSKEEKAELLTFGKNQIHYMPKVLQIHHLFEQCVTDQPNNIAVIAEGKSYSYQEVNNRANSVALKLIQSGVTSNMAIGLFTDRSVEMIVGILAILKAGGAYVPLDPEYPENRCNFIAKDANIKCILSKKHFEHHLTKQEIPVLFIDEVQTSEPLKPQLKSEAINENHLAYILYTSGSSGQPKGVVITHANLIHSTIARFNYYEQPPRTFLLTSSFTFDSSVAGIFWTLCSGGALLLPKYRVEQDMYDLSLLIKNHIVTHTLLLPSLYNLLLEQANPTDLASLHTVIVAGETCSSVICKNHFNKLPQVNLYNEYGPTEATVWSTVHKIASSDTNGSVPIGRPVPNTEIYIVDKDNNLVPRGVMGELVIGGTGIAKGYINKRKQSAKQFIDDSFNDVPGKKLYKTGDLVSYRRDGLIEFHGRVDRQTKIRGYRIELDEIGEVIKEFSGIEDVVISVESSNNKVAMHEDAVNPESLTKILEQMPEDKVAELLGHIENMKDQELDFMMDRLKEVFQI is encoded by the coding sequence ATGGATGTCAATTCTTCTCAGGATAAAAAAGATGAGCTTTTGCAAAAATGGTTGCAACAAAAGCAAACTCATAGTTATAAAGGTGATCACGTTCAAAAGAGGCCCGAAAACATCCCCGTCCCTGCTTCGAGTAACCAAAAAAGGTTGTGGCTTTTACAGCAAATGCATCCTGATAACCCTTTTTACCATTATATAGGAGAATATCACATTAAAGGGGAATTGGATTCTGATTTATTGTTAAAAAGTTTTCGTTTAGTGGTTGATAAACACGAAATACTAAGAACGACCTTTGATATAAAAAACAACGAGATATTTCAGGTTATTCATCCAAAAATAGAGTTTGATATTTTTCGAACGGATTTGAGCAATATAGTTAGGAGTGAGCAACGTACTCAGGTAAAAGAACAAGCCTTACTGGAAGCCAGAAAACTTTTTGATTTAGTGAATGGCCCTTTGGTTCGTATAAATTTATTTCACTTAAATGAAAAAGAATATGTGCTTATCATTTGTATGCATCATCTCATTATGGACAAATGGTCTGCAAAATTGCTATGTGATGAGATCGCTTTATTCTATAGATGGTTATCGGAAGAAAAAACTTTTCATCTTCAGCACCTTCCATTTCAGTTTGGAGATTATGCTTACTGGCAACAACAAAAGAAAACAGATGTGTCCCAACTGGAATACTGGGGGAAAAAATTATCAGGCGATATACCATTTTTAAAACTACCTTATGATTATCAAAGACCTTCAGTTCCTAGTTATAAAGGTTCCTATAATGCTAGAAAATATAATGATGATTTATGTAGAGATATTAAACAATTCTGTAGATTTTTAAAGACGACTCCTTATGTAGTTTTATTAACAGCATATAAACTACTCCTGTATAAATACAGTGGGCAGAATACAATTACAATAGGAACACCTGTCACTCACAGGAATCAGAAATCTCTTGAAGAACTCATTGGTTTCTTTGATGAAACATTGCCCTTAAAATCAGAAATCGTAGAAAGTGATACGCTATCAGATGTCATACAAAAAGTTAAGCAAACCCATCAAGAAGCATTATCTAATAAAGATGTTACTTTTGAAACAATTGTTGATCTCGTAAAGCCTGAGAGAATTTTGGGTATAAATCCGATTTTTCAAACAATGTTTATTTATCACTATGCTGAAGAATTGCCCGCATTAGCAGATGGGCTTACTTGGAGTTATGAACCCTTTGATCTTGAAGTTGCCAAATTTGATCTGACACTATATGTTGCCGAGGAGAGAGGAAAACTATCCGTTATTTTTGAGTATGCTCATGATTTATTTGAAGAAAGCACTATCGAACGTACACATGAGCATCTTGTTGCTGTTATCAAAGAAATAATTAACAATTCCAATCTTCAAGTTTCAGAATTATCCATTCTTTCCAAAGAAGAAAAAGCAGAGTTATTGACATTTGGAAAGAATCAGATCCATTACATGCCAAAAGTGCTTCAAATACATCATTTATTTGAACAATGTGTAACAGATCAACCCAATAATATTGCAGTTATTGCCGAAGGAAAATCATACAGCTATCAGGAGGTGAACAACAGGGCAAACAGTGTTGCATTGAAATTGATACAATCAGGAGTTACTTCAAATATGGCAATTGGATTGTTTACGGATCGTTCCGTAGAGATGATCGTAGGAATTTTAGCCATTTTAAAAGCAGGAGGAGCTTATGTTCCTCTTGATCCGGAATATCCCGAAAATCGATGTAATTTTATTGCAAAAGATGCTAATATAAAATGCATCCTTTCAAAAAAACATTTTGAGCATCATTTGACAAAACAAGAAATTCCCGTACTGTTTATTGATGAAGTTCAAACATCAGAACCGCTGAAACCGCAACTAAAAAGTGAGGCTATCAATGAAAATCATTTGGCTTACATTTTGTATACATCAGGCAGTAGCGGCCAGCCTAAAGGAGTGGTCATCACACATGCTAATTTAATTCATTCTACGATTGCACGTTTTAACTACTATGAGCAACCGCCAAGAACATTCTTGTTAACATCGTCCTTTACTTTTGACAGTTCTGTAGCCGGTATTTTCTGGACACTGTGTAGTGGCGGAGCACTCTTATTACCCAAGTATAGAGTCGAGCAGGATATGTATGACCTATCATTGCTAATTAAGAATCATATCGTAACACATACATTACTTTTACCTTCGTTGTACAATCTTTTACTCGAACAAGCAAACCCTACGGATTTAGCATCTTTACATACTGTAATCGTAGCCGGAGAAACCTGTTCATCCGTTATTTGTAAAAATCATTTCAACAAACTACCTCAAGTAAATTTATACAATGAATACGGTCCGACAGAAGCAACCGTATGGAGTACCGTACATAAGATTGCATCTTCGGATACTAACGGATCAGTTCCTATAGGAAGACCCGTTCCCAATACAGAAATTTATATTGTAGATAAAGATAACAATTTGGTTCCCCGGGGAGTTATGGGAGAATTGGTCATTGGCGGGACAGGAATAGCTAAGGGGTACATAAATAAAAGAAAACAATCAGCAAAACAATTTATTGATGACTCATTTAATGATGTTCCCGGTAAAAAATTATATAAAACGGGCGATCTTGTTAGCTATAGAAGAGACGGATTGATCGAATTTCACGGACGAGTGGATCGGCAAACCAAAATAAGAGGATATCGAATAGAATTGGATGAAATAGGCGAAGTCATTAAAGAATTTTCCGGTATTGAAGATGTCGTAATTTCAGTCGAATCCTCCAATAACAAAGTAGCGATGCATGAAGATGCGGTAAACCCGGAAAGTCTTACAAAAATTTTAGAGCAAATGCCGGAAGATAAAGTTGCAGAGTTGTTAGGTCATATAGAGAACATGAAAGATCAGGAGTTGGATTTTATGATGGATAGATTAAAAGAAGTATTTCAGATATGA
- a CDS encoding class I SAM-dependent methyltransferase, giving the protein MKRIKRTKDLEIILEIKNADFIQPPKESQRNSMVNTALKEFTNNLYALNGIAIDFVQGDTQTDLLDRTQKILSDEDIMEDWQIPIMQKMADVVTETHGDVLEIGFGRGIASDMIQHNNVSSHTIIECNDAIIKDKYYTWKNKYKNQNIKIVHGLWQDTIEALGLFDGIFFHTYPLNEDEYMNYVHASTTFAEHFFPTAAAHLKPGGVFTYFSNEIDSLSRSHQRSLFRHFSSFSLEKIDLGIPEDIKDTWWANTIVIVKAIK; this is encoded by the coding sequence ATGAAACGTATAAAACGAACAAAAGATCTGGAAATTATTCTAGAAATCAAAAACGCTGATTTTATACAGCCACCTAAGGAATCACAGCGAAATTCTATGGTCAATACTGCATTAAAAGAATTTACGAACAACCTATATGCTTTAAATGGGATAGCAATTGATTTTGTTCAGGGAGATACACAAACAGATTTATTAGACAGAACACAAAAAATATTGTCTGATGAAGATATTATGGAAGACTGGCAAATACCTATTATGCAGAAAATGGCAGATGTGGTCACAGAAACCCATGGTGATGTCTTGGAAATAGGTTTTGGGCGAGGAATTGCTTCCGACATGATTCAGCACAACAACGTTAGCTCACATACCATTATAGAATGTAATGACGCTATTATAAAGGACAAATACTATACTTGGAAGAACAAATACAAAAACCAAAACATAAAGATCGTTCATGGTTTGTGGCAAGACACCATAGAAGCCTTAGGTTTATTTGATGGCATATTTTTTCATACCTATCCTCTGAATGAAGACGAGTACATGAATTATGTGCACGCGAGTACTACTTTTGCAGAACATTTTTTCCCAACAGCTGCTGCACATTTAAAACCGGGTGGTGTTTTTACCTATTTTTCTAATGAAATAGATTCGTTGAGCAGATCGCATCAGCGATCGTTATTCAGGCATTTCTCATCTTTTTCTTTAGAGAAGATCGATTTAGGTATCCCTGAGGATATTAAAGATACCTGGTGGGCAAATACAATAGTGATTGTTAAAGCAATAAAATGA
- a CDS encoding 4'-phosphopantetheinyl transferase superfamily protein — protein MNWSTPLKQTSLQRNQIHVWKATLDVSENKHHVFWSYLSDDEKQRANTFYFKKDRDYFITARGILRELIGQYLNKKAIDIEFGYHTHGKPFMRNDAELEFNISHSKNMALYGFVKKDEIGVDIEFVDQKIEAMQIARHFFSSYEITALGDLPQQHKASGFFNCWTRKEAFIKALGTGLSFPLDQFAVSLAPEKKATLVHTMWDTDEAQKWNLFHVNPQSYFTGAVAIKGKVNEIRHFKYN, from the coding sequence GTGAACTGGTCAACTCCTTTAAAACAAACAAGTCTGCAACGCAACCAAATACATGTTTGGAAAGCGACGTTAGATGTATCTGAAAATAAGCACCATGTATTTTGGTCTTACTTATCAGATGATGAAAAACAAAGAGCAAATACGTTTTACTTTAAAAAAGACCGGGACTACTTTATTACTGCAAGAGGAATCTTACGCGAATTGATAGGGCAATACCTCAACAAAAAAGCAATTGATATTGAGTTTGGGTATCATACGCATGGCAAACCTTTTATGCGGAATGATGCTGAACTTGAGTTCAATATTTCTCACTCTAAGAACATGGCTTTGTATGGGTTTGTCAAAAAAGATGAAATCGGTGTTGATATAGAATTTGTCGATCAAAAGATAGAAGCCATGCAAATTGCCCGGCATTTTTTTTCATCCTATGAGATCACTGCTCTTGGAGATTTGCCACAGCAGCATAAAGCTTCCGGGTTCTTTAATTGCTGGACTCGTAAAGAGGCTTTTATAAAAGCTTTGGGAACAGGTTTGTCTTTTCCCCTCGATCAGTTTGCTGTTTCATTAGCACCTGAAAAAAAAGCAACACTGGTTCATACGATGTGGGATACGGATGAAGCACAAAAATGGAATTTGTTTCATGTAAACCCTCAATCGTATTTCACCGGAGCTGTTGCCATTAAAGGAAAAGTAAATGAAATAAGACATTTCAAATACAATTAA
- a CDS encoding acyl-CoA dehydrogenase, translating to MDFSWPEPQLKLKNSIVEFAQQLNQDVIERDKQGVFSKELWMKCAEFGIQGFAVPKQYGGSSEDIDILTATLAMEGFGYGCKDNGLAFGLNAQIWTVQLPIVHFGTHSQKEKFLPLFTSGKIIGAEAFTEAETGSDVFNMKTTAEKCDGGYVLNGQKRLITFGPVADVTLVLANTNPKLGKWGISAFLVEKGTEGFTASPVRAKMGLRTVPIGELHFENCFVPEENRLGKEGAGFSISNHSLEYERCFILASQLGTMERQLEMAVKYAQERQQFGKPIEKFQSVSNRIAEMKLRLETARLLLYKVAWLKNEGKSAMMEAALLKLYLSESFLESSLDAIRIHGGNGYLTDFGIERDLRDAGGLLYAGTSDIQRNIIAKLMGL from the coding sequence ATGGATTTTTCCTGGCCAGAACCTCAACTCAAATTAAAAAATTCAATTGTCGAATTTGCTCAGCAACTCAATCAAGACGTTATTGAACGTGATAAACAGGGTGTATTTTCCAAAGAGCTGTGGATGAAATGCGCCGAATTTGGCATTCAGGGATTCGCGGTCCCAAAACAATATGGAGGTTCTTCTGAAGATATTGATATTCTTACAGCTACATTGGCTATGGAAGGTTTTGGTTATGGCTGTAAAGACAACGGGTTGGCTTTTGGATTGAACGCACAAATCTGGACCGTACAACTCCCTATTGTTCACTTTGGAACCCACTCTCAAAAAGAAAAGTTTTTACCCTTATTTACCTCCGGGAAAATTATTGGTGCCGAGGCTTTTACAGAAGCCGAAACAGGCTCTGATGTTTTTAATATGAAAACGACAGCTGAAAAATGTGATGGCGGATATGTTTTAAACGGACAAAAACGCCTGATTACTTTTGGGCCTGTTGCAGATGTAACACTTGTTTTGGCAAATACAAATCCAAAACTTGGAAAATGGGGGATCAGTGCTTTTTTGGTAGAAAAAGGAACAGAAGGTTTTACGGCAAGTCCGGTAAGAGCAAAAATGGGATTACGAACAGTACCTATTGGAGAATTGCATTTTGAAAACTGTTTTGTTCCGGAAGAGAACAGGCTGGGTAAAGAAGGAGCCGGATTCAGTATTTCCAATCACTCACTGGAATACGAACGTTGTTTTATTCTGGCAAGCCAGCTAGGCACCATGGAACGCCAACTGGAAATGGCCGTAAAATACGCACAAGAGCGTCAACAATTTGGAAAGCCCATAGAGAAATTTCAGTCGGTCTCTAACCGGATTGCAGAAATGAAATTACGATTGGAAACTGCTCGTTTGCTATTATACAAAGTAGCATGGTTAAAAAATGAGGGGAAATCTGCCATGATGGAAGCGGCGCTCTTAAAACTTTACTTAAGTGAAAGCTTTTTGGAATCAAGTTTAGATGCGATCAGAATACATGGGGGAAACGGGTATTTAACCGACTTTGGAATTGAACGCGATCTGAGAGATGCGGGAGGACTTTTATATGCCGGAACATCAGACATACAAAGAAACATTATTGCCAAGCTCATGGGGTTATAA
- a CDS encoding AMP-binding protein has protein sequence MHYILPHIIEESSKKYPNKIAFRYKDQTISYLQLYRKSTQVSNVLLHWGVKRGDRVGIYLDRCLENAAAIYGIMSAGAAYVPLDPFAPAERTRYLLEDCTIQFVISNPNVVRPLQNVLSEKTQVSGVIGCKPKEIEKTISWEEVGQMSEVKEAIPILDQDLAYIMYTSGTTGNPKGIMHTHRSGLEYAKLSADLYKVNKDDIIGNHASLYVDISTFGYFSAPLSGATTVIIPEAHTKMPASLARLIEKEKLTIWYSVPLVLIQLLQNKLVKKDSMSSLRWVLYGGESFPTKHIIDLKKLWPHVRFSNVYGPAEVNQCTYHHIESVPKIDDQIPIGKAWGNTELLVVDKQDNELTFGNTGELLVRTSTMMNGYWRRPDLTAKALYKKEEPQVLLKRITGQEIL, from the coding sequence ATGCATTATATTTTACCACATATCATTGAAGAATCCTCTAAAAAATATCCGAATAAAATTGCTTTTAGATACAAAGATCAAACCATTTCTTATCTTCAACTATACAGAAAATCCACTCAAGTTTCAAATGTATTATTACATTGGGGAGTAAAACGTGGCGATAGAGTGGGAATCTACCTGGATCGTTGCCTGGAAAACGCTGCTGCTATCTATGGAATTATGAGTGCCGGTGCAGCGTATGTCCCACTGGACCCTTTTGCTCCTGCCGAAAGAACCCGTTATCTATTGGAAGATTGTACTATTCAGTTTGTCATATCCAATCCCAATGTAGTTCGTCCATTACAAAATGTGCTTTCTGAAAAAACACAGGTTTCAGGAGTTATTGGATGTAAACCGAAGGAAATCGAAAAAACAATTTCCTGGGAGGAAGTCGGTCAAATGTCTGAGGTGAAAGAAGCCATTCCCATTTTAGATCAGGATTTGGCTTATATCATGTATACATCAGGAACCACTGGCAATCCTAAGGGCATTATGCATACACACCGCAGCGGATTGGAATATGCAAAACTTTCGGCCGATTTGTACAAAGTCAATAAAGATGATATCATAGGAAATCATGCTTCACTATACGTAGACATCTCTACATTTGGTTATTTTTCTGCTCCTCTGTCAGGAGCTACAACAGTAATCATTCCCGAAGCTCATACTAAAATGCCTGCCAGTCTTGCCCGATTGATAGAAAAAGAAAAGTTGACCATATGGTATTCTGTTCCTCTGGTTCTGATTCAATTGTTGCAAAACAAGCTCGTGAAAAAGGACAGTATGAGTTCATTACGATGGGTCCTGTACGGAGGTGAATCTTTTCCCACAAAACATATAATTGACCTAAAGAAACTATGGCCTCATGTCCGATTTAGCAATGTGTACGGACCTGCGGAAGTAAATCAATGTACCTATCATCACATAGAAAGTGTTCCAAAAATTGACGATCAAATTCCCATAGGAAAAGCATGGGGAAATACTGAACTATTGGTTGTTGACAAACAAGACAATGAGCTAACTTTTGGAAATACGGGAGAGCTGCTGGTAAGAACATCCACCATGATGAACGGTTATTGGCGCAGACCTGATTTAACTGCAAAGGCACTTTATAAAAAAGAAGAACCTCAGGTCTTGTTAAAACGTATTACCGGACAGGAGATATTGTAA
- a CDS encoding phosphopantetheine-binding protein, with protein sequence MKEIIVAYIENQLLSSNTEIKIGEEEDLLGSGLIDSIGMMKLLAFIEEEFHFKVSPEDMIIENFMNISAIVNYIQSKN encoded by the coding sequence ATGAAAGAAATTATTGTAGCGTATATAGAAAATCAATTGTTAAGCAGTAACACAGAGATAAAAATCGGAGAAGAAGAGGATCTCTTAGGAAGCGGTTTGATAGATTCTATAGGGATGATGAAATTACTTGCGTTTATTGAAGAAGAGTTTCATTTCAAAGTGTCACCTGAAGATATGATCATTGAAAACTTTATGAATATCAGTGCTATTGTCAACTACATACAGAGCAAAAACTAA
- a CDS encoding transposase, translating into MKYEPLKPNKYYHIYNQGNNGEDIFLEAINYDYFLKLLKKHILPVADIWSYCLLKNHFHFLVQIKEVNEEKKISKSFSNFFNSYSKSINKKYNRSGSLFRDRFKRIKIEDEIYLKRLIIYINLNPIYHGFVKNLDDYKYVSYLSLISEKETLLKRKEVLSLFENKENFKHHIIDKQIEFNEKLKELILE; encoded by the coding sequence ATGAAATACGAACCTTTGAAACCCAATAAATATTACCATATTTATAATCAAGGAAATAATGGAGAGGATATCTTTTTAGAAGCTATTAATTATGACTACTTTTTAAAATTATTAAAGAAACATATTTTACCGGTAGCTGATATATGGTCTTATTGTTTATTGAAAAATCATTTTCATTTTTTAGTTCAAATAAAAGAAGTAAATGAAGAAAAGAAAATATCAAAATCGTTTTCTAACTTCTTTAATTCGTATTCAAAATCAATCAACAAAAAATATAATAGATCCGGGAGTTTGTTTAGAGATCGATTTAAAAGAATAAAGATTGAAGATGAGATCTATTTGAAACGACTGATTATTTATATAAATTTAAACCCAATATATCATGGCTTTGTAAAGAACTTGGATGATTATAAATACGTTTCTTATTTAAGTTTGATTTCGGAGAAGGAAACTCTATTAAAAAGAAAAGAAGTGCTTTCTTTATTTGAAAATAAAGAAAATTTTAAACACCATATAATTGATAAACAAATTGAGTTTAACGAAAAACTAAAAGAACTGATTTTAGAATAA
- a CDS encoding RidA family protein, which translates to MSDKVTPRGAYPHVKVVGDFIFVSGTSSRRPDNTIAGVEIIDEMGTKRLSIKQQTRAVLQNIDRNLQIVGAGLKDVVEVSSFLVNMNDFAAYNQVYTEFFDAETGPVRTTVAVHQLPHPDLVIEIKVIAYKKSGK; encoded by the coding sequence ATGTCAGATAAAGTAACACCCAGAGGCGCTTACCCGCATGTAAAAGTTGTGGGTGATTTTATTTTTGTTTCCGGAACCAGTTCGCGACGCCCTGACAATACCATTGCCGGAGTAGAGATTATTGATGAGATGGGAACAAAACGATTGAGTATTAAACAGCAAACCAGAGCCGTATTGCAAAATATTGATCGGAATCTGCAGATTGTCGGAGCAGGTTTGAAAGATGTAGTGGAAGTATCTTCTTTTTTGGTAAATATGAATGATTTTGCTGCATACAACCAGGTGTATACTGAGTTTTTTGATGCGGAAACCGGTCCGGTCAGAACAACAGTTGCTGTTCACCAGTTGCCGCACCCGGATTTAGTGATAGAAATTAAGGTGATAGCCTATAAAAAATCAGGGAAATAA